From a single Silene latifolia isolate original U9 population chromosome 6, ASM4854445v1, whole genome shotgun sequence genomic region:
- the LOC141587886 gene encoding F-box/kelch-repeat protein At3g06240-like, translating into MKNPTSPSQLSCISKAKYLPPEICTHILSTLPAKTLLKFRCVCKSWCSIIDDPDFVHLHFQLSQINYRNNDKLVLALEGIVGYRLTVRDAETLRNIGCIFSKSDWFDIIGSCNGLLFVGRHGFSFHRELRLWNPSIRKSFLLPACPLDNWRYLFGFAPDSQDYKVVAFTLQMYFAVYTLRNQQWIVIDNLLNVTNLNINNLFGLFSSLSTSVFLRGATYWVVQNYRDSSGFIHLGSFGFDEEKLTFLKLPFSRDKRTLRFLFLLGESLAIFSISETTSSIWALQQDDNQKEQWILWFSGKSSLAGYEVFSLCYKKCRKVFYCEGDGGYFVCGNKTYNIASCQVQELREDICSHLKLEPYLESLVLSKGYGARDLRNFP; encoded by the coding sequence ATGAAGAATCCCACAAGTCCATCGCAGTTGTCCTGTATTTCAAAAGCAAAGTACTTACCACCCGAGATTTGTACTCATATTTTGTCAACATTACCGGCGAAAACCTTATTAAAATTCAGGTGCGTATGTAAATCTTGGTGCTCTATTATCGATGACCCTGATTTCGTTCACTTGCACTTTCAACTTTCCCAAATCAATTAtagaaataatgataaattagTCTTAGCCCTCGAGGGTATCGTCGGATACCGTTTGACAGTTCGGGATGCTGAAACTCTTCGAAATATCGGTTGTATTTTTAGTAAATCTGATTGGTTCGATATTATAGGTAGCTGTAATGGGTTGCTTTTTGTTGGACGACATGGCTTTTCTTTCCATAGAGAATTGAGATTGTGGAACCCTTCTATTCGCAAATCGTTTTTACTTCCCGCTTGCCCGCTTGACAATTGGCGGTATTTGTTTGGGTTCGCCCCTGATAGTCAGGATTATAAAGTTGTTGCGTTCACATTACAGATGTATTTTGCAGTTTATACCCTCCGTAATCAACAATGGATTGTAATAGATAATCTCCTCAATGTCACTAATCTCAACATTAATAATTTGTTTGGGCTATTTTCTTCGCTATCAACTTCTGTTTTCCTTCGAGGAGCAACATACTGGGTCGTGCAAAATTATAGAGATAGTAGCGGATTTATTCATCTTGGTTCTTTTGGCTTTGATGAGGAAAAACTCACCTTTTTGAAACTGCCATTTAGTCGGGACAAAAGGACGCTTAGGTTTCTGTTTCTTCTCGGAGAATCACTAGCTATTTTCAGTATCTCTGAGACAACTTCCAGCATATGGGCCCTACAACAAGACGATAACCAAAAGGAGCAATGGATTCTATGGTTTTCGGGAAAATCAAGTTTGGCTGGGTATGAAGTATTCAGTTTGTGCTATAAAAAATGTCGAAAGGTGTTTTATTGCGAGGGTGATGGTGGCTATTTTGTTTGTGGGAACAAGACTTATAATATAGCTAGTTGCCAAGTGCAGGAGCTCAGAGAAGATATTTGCTCTCATTTAAAACTGGAACCATATTTGGAGAGCTTGGTGCTATCGAAAGGATACGGAGCCCGTGATTTGAGGAATTTCCCATGA